Proteins from a genomic interval of Streptomyces sp. NBC_00820:
- a CDS encoding DNA polymerase III subunit gamma and tau, which produces MSSLALYRRYRPETFAEVIGQEHVTDPLQQALRNNRVNHAYLFSGPRGCGKTTSARILARCLNCEQGPTPTPCGECQSCQDLARNGPGSIDVIEIDAASHGGVDDARELREKAFFGPAGSRYKIYIIDEAHMVTSAGFNALLKVVEEPPEHLKFIFATTEPEKVIGTIRSRTHHYPFRLVPPGTLRDYLGEVCQKEDIPVEDGVLPLVVRAGAGSVRDSMSVMDQLLSGAREEGVTYAMATSLLGYTDGSLLDSVVEAFATGDGAAAFEVVDRVIEGGNDPRRFVTDLLERLRDLVILSAVPDAVEKGLIDAPVDVLERMQAQAETFGAAELSRAADLVNDGLTEMRGATSPRLQLELICARVMLPAAYGDERSVMARLDRLERGVNFSGGAAAPAMGYVPGPESHAPAPAGLGAGAGAPVAPVAPGGGPAAARAAVRGPGAPVAPGGPGVGAPAPAPAAPAPAPAPAPVAPAPVAQPPAPAPAAAPAAAAPGAWPTAAPAGGGRRPGGWPTAAQTGSAGPAGPAAPQEAQTQAPAPAQPQPQPQAPAPAQSHAPAAPAAPAPVPAAGGLDPRMLWPNILESVKNRRRFTWILLSQNAQVTGFDGTTLQIGFVNSGARDNFASSGSEDVLRQALAEQFNVQWKIESIIDPSGGSAPPPSGGAPGFGGGGGAGYGGTAGSAGGYGAPAAPRPAAAQPSAPAPAASRGGAPAAQAPTAPGPQSATAPEQVPVAPEDDIAEDDDPDLDESALSGHEMIVRELGATVVEEFSNE; this is translated from the coding sequence GTGTCGTCTCTCGCGCTCTACCGCCGCTATCGCCCGGAGACCTTTGCCGAGGTCATCGGGCAGGAGCATGTCACCGACCCGCTGCAGCAGGCGCTGCGGAACAACCGGGTCAATCACGCGTACCTGTTCAGCGGCCCCCGCGGATGCGGCAAGACGACCAGCGCGCGCATCCTGGCCCGCTGTCTGAACTGTGAGCAGGGCCCCACGCCCACGCCCTGCGGCGAGTGCCAGTCCTGCCAGGACCTCGCGCGCAACGGCCCGGGGTCCATCGACGTCATCGAGATCGACGCCGCCTCGCACGGTGGTGTGGACGACGCCCGTGAGCTGCGCGAGAAGGCCTTCTTCGGGCCCGCGGGCAGCCGGTACAAGATCTACATCATCGACGAGGCCCACATGGTCACGTCGGCCGGCTTCAACGCCCTGCTGAAGGTCGTCGAGGAGCCCCCGGAGCACCTCAAGTTCATCTTCGCCACCACCGAGCCCGAGAAGGTCATCGGGACCATCCGGTCGCGGACCCATCACTACCCCTTCCGGCTCGTCCCGCCGGGGACCCTGCGGGACTACCTCGGCGAGGTGTGCCAGAAGGAGGACATCCCCGTCGAGGACGGTGTCCTGCCGCTGGTGGTGCGCGCCGGCGCCGGCTCCGTGCGTGACTCCATGTCCGTCATGGACCAGCTGCTCTCCGGGGCCCGGGAGGAGGGTGTGACCTATGCCATGGCCACCTCCCTGCTCGGCTACACCGACGGCTCCCTCCTCGACTCCGTCGTCGAGGCATTCGCCACCGGCGACGGGGCGGCGGCCTTCGAGGTCGTCGACCGTGTCATCGAGGGCGGCAACGACCCCCGGCGGTTCGTCACCGACCTGCTGGAGCGGCTCCGCGACCTGGTGATCCTCTCCGCCGTGCCGGACGCCGTGGAGAAGGGGCTCATCGACGCCCCCGTCGACGTCCTTGAGCGCATGCAGGCCCAGGCGGAGACCTTCGGCGCCGCCGAGCTGAGCCGCGCCGCCGACCTCGTCAACGACGGCCTCACCGAGATGCGCGGCGCCACCTCGCCCCGTCTCCAGCTGGAACTCATCTGCGCCCGCGTGATGCTCCCCGCCGCGTACGGCGACGAGCGCTCCGTCATGGCCCGCCTCGACCGTCTCGAGCGCGGCGTGAACTTCTCCGGCGGGGCGGCCGCGCCGGCCATGGGGTACGTCCCCGGTCCCGAGAGCCATGCCCCGGCTCCCGCAGGACTGGGAGCCGGCGCCGGGGCGCCCGTGGCGCCCGTGGCACCCGGTGGCGGCCCCGCCGCGGCCAGGGCGGCCGTACGGGGTCCGGGTGCGCCCGTCGCGCCCGGCGGTCCTGGTGTCGGGGCTCCCGCCCCCGCCCCGGCGGCTCCAGCGCCCGCTCCCGCTCCCGCCCCGGTGGCTCCCGCTCCTGTGGCTCAGCCTCCGGCTCCCGCCCCGGCCGCCGCGCCCGCGGCCGCCGCCCCCGGCGCCTGGCCCACCGCGGCCCCGGCCGGCGGCGGACGCCGCCCCGGCGGCTGGCCCACGGCGGCCCAGACGGGTTCGGCCGGTCCGGCGGGTCCGGCCGCTCCGCAGGAGGCCCAGACCCAGGCTCCGGCCCCCGCTCAGCCCCAGCCTCAGCCGCAGGCTCCCGCCCCGGCGCAGAGCCACGCCCCGGCCGCGCCTGCGGCCCCGGCCCCGGTCCCGGCCGCCGGCGGGCTCGACCCCCGCATGCTGTGGCCGAACATCCTGGAGTCCGTCAAGAACCGCCGCCGCTTCACCTGGATCCTGCTCAGCCAGAACGCCCAGGTGACCGGCTTCGACGGCACCACCCTCCAGATCGGCTTCGTGAACTCCGGCGCCCGCGACAACTTCGCGAGCAGCGGCAGCGAGGACGTGCTGCGGCAGGCGCTGGCCGAGCAGTTCAACGTGCAGTGGAAGATCGAGTCGATCATCGACCCCTCGGGCGGCTCCGCGCCCCCGCCGTCCGGCGGTGCGCCGGGCTTCGGCGGAGGTGGCGGCGCGGGCTACGGCGGCACGGCCGGGTCCGCCGGTGGCTACGGCGCTCCCGCGGCTCCCCGCCCCGCCGCGGCCCAGCCGTCCGCCCCCGCGCCCGCCGCCTCTCGGGGCGGAGCTCCGGCCGCCCAGGCCCCGACCGCTCCCGGACCGCAGTCCGCCACGGCGCCCGAGCAGGTTCCCGTCGCTCCCGAGGACGACATCGCGGAGGACGACGATCCCGATCTCGACGAATCGGCCCTGTCCGGCCACGAGATGATCGTGCGGGAGCTGGGCGCGACGGTGGTGGAGGAGTTCTCCAACGAGTGA
- a CDS encoding DNA-binding protein — MSEHIETVVLDGEGLSAWVAQDRKVLAMFQVFHDMGADLVVSANTIVEVSHARVNLPRLHWSLSRVKVEPITEAAAKAAAQLLKGAGLHGHKYAIDATVAEAALRQPGPVAILTSDVDDMTRLCGSKVRMIGL; from the coding sequence GTGAGCGAGCACATCGAGACCGTCGTCCTGGACGGTGAGGGGCTGTCGGCCTGGGTGGCGCAGGACCGGAAGGTTCTGGCGATGTTCCAGGTGTTCCACGACATGGGAGCGGACCTTGTCGTCAGCGCCAACACCATCGTGGAGGTGAGCCACGCCAGGGTGAACCTGCCCCGACTGCATTGGTCGCTCTCCCGGGTCAAGGTGGAGCCGATCACGGAGGCAGCGGCGAAGGCGGCGGCACAACTGCTCAAGGGTGCCGGTCTGCACGGACACAAGTACGCGATCGACGCCACCGTCGCGGAAGCGGCCTTGCGCCAACCTGGCCCGGTCGCCATCCTCACGTCGGATGTCGATGACATGACCCGGCTGTGCGGCAGCAAGGTCCGGATGATCGGGCTATGA
- a CDS encoding DEAD/DEAH box helicase, whose translation MRELLGAGWAAVFLPGEPARLGRLLLWKPTGAAAGDNMAPTGLETEAVELVLPHGRSVRRRRVEGYALPVAVAVSALADAEPTHPSGAAWQAATRFALRLLADGRLHPALTPAGYDTWQVGPCTAAQRQTLDALAAAFPPHAHCLPEPGPAPVRIAEPAALIRQFCDAVVDDLVRTPAAPLAMGVLPYAWRETRAVPTLREWAEETQAALTAEVGVSLRVDVPEGRRRQFRAVLQLHTAADPALVIEAARLWSEPAEVERLLGPRAETETLLALRRGARAWPPLRRLLNHAAPDELRLTDDEAFDLLGDATNALRAAGVAVHWPRDLVKALTATAEIGQRTAPGSTAGGLLDTEALLDFRWQISLGGEPLTESEMDALAESRRPLVRLRDQWVVADPKLVARAKRRRMEPLTPMEALSAALTGEAERDGDRVPCAAVGALGDLVARIRDPASRTPVPQPAALKATLRGYQKRGLAWLAEMCALGLGGCLADDMGLGKTITLLALHLHRQTDPATAGPTLVVCPTSLLGNWQREAARFAPSIPVRRYHGGDRHLKDLADDEIVLVTYGVLRRDRETLTEHAWSLIAADEAQHVKNPYAVTARELRALPARARVALTGTPVENNLSELWALLDWTTPGLLGPLTAFRDRHARAIESGEDPQAADRLSRLVRPFLLRRRKSDPGIAPELPAKTETDRVVPLTAEQASLYEAVVRESMTKIAEAEGIARRGLVLKLLTALKQICNHPAQYLRQSTPLRGRSGKLDLLDELIDTITAEGESVLVFTQYKQMATLLEKHLAERGVPTLFLHGGTPVTAREEMVDRFQRGEVPVFLLSLKAAGTGLNLTRATHVVHYDRWWNPAVEDQATDRAYRIGQDKPVQVHKLLAEGTVEDKVAKLLEAKRALADAVVGSGEAALTELSDADLAELVALGRQS comes from the coding sequence GTGAGGGAACTGCTCGGCGCCGGCTGGGCGGCGGTGTTCCTGCCCGGTGAGCCCGCCCGCCTCGGGCGGCTGCTGCTGTGGAAACCAACCGGGGCGGCAGCCGGAGACAATATGGCGCCCACCGGCCTTGAGACCGAGGCGGTGGAGCTGGTCCTGCCGCACGGCCGCTCGGTCAGGCGGCGCAGGGTCGAGGGTTACGCGCTGCCTGTCGCCGTCGCTGTCTCCGCCCTGGCCGATGCGGAGCCGACGCATCCCTCCGGCGCCGCCTGGCAGGCCGCCACTCGCTTCGCGCTGCGGCTGCTCGCCGACGGCCGCCTCCACCCGGCGCTCACCCCCGCCGGTTACGACACCTGGCAGGTGGGTCCTTGCACCGCCGCCCAGCGCCAGACGCTGGACGCCCTGGCCGCCGCCTTCCCGCCACACGCCCACTGCCTGCCCGAGCCTGGCCCTGCTCCGGTACGGATCGCCGAACCGGCTGCGCTGATACGCCAGTTCTGCGACGCGGTCGTCGATGATCTGGTCCGTACGCCGGCCGCGCCGCTCGCCATGGGGGTGCTGCCGTACGCCTGGCGCGAGACCCGCGCCGTGCCCACCTTGCGTGAATGGGCCGAGGAAACCCAGGCGGCGCTCACCGCCGAGGTCGGTGTCTCCCTGCGCGTCGACGTACCCGAAGGACGCCGACGGCAGTTCCGTGCCGTCCTGCAACTGCACACCGCGGCGGACCCGGCGCTCGTCATCGAGGCCGCACGACTGTGGAGCGAGCCGGCCGAAGTTGAGCGGCTGCTCGGCCCACGCGCCGAGACCGAGACCCTTCTCGCCCTGCGCCGCGGCGCCCGCGCCTGGCCCCCGCTACGGAGGCTGCTCAACCATGCCGCTCCCGATGAGCTCCGGTTGACCGACGACGAAGCCTTCGATCTCCTTGGGGACGCCACGAACGCGCTGCGCGCGGCCGGTGTCGCCGTGCACTGGCCGCGCGACCTGGTCAAGGCGCTCACCGCGACCGCGGAGATCGGGCAGCGCACCGCCCCCGGTTCCACCGCGGGCGGCCTGCTGGACACCGAGGCCCTCCTCGACTTCCGCTGGCAGATCTCCCTTGGCGGCGAACCGCTCACCGAGTCCGAGATGGATGCTCTCGCAGAGTCACGCCGTCCCCTCGTCCGGCTTCGCGACCAGTGGGTGGTCGCCGACCCGAAGCTGGTGGCCCGCGCCAAGCGCCGCCGGATGGAACCGCTCACCCCCATGGAGGCGTTGAGCGCCGCGCTGACCGGCGAGGCCGAGCGGGACGGTGACCGGGTCCCCTGTGCGGCGGTCGGTGCGCTCGGCGACTTGGTCGCTCGTATCCGCGATCCCGCGTCCCGCACCCCCGTGCCCCAGCCCGCCGCCCTCAAGGCCACGCTGCGCGGGTACCAGAAGCGTGGCCTGGCCTGGCTGGCCGAGATGTGCGCACTCGGCCTCGGCGGCTGCCTCGCCGACGACATGGGCCTGGGCAAGACCATCACCCTGCTCGCTCTGCACCTGCACCGCCAGACCGACCCCGCCACCGCCGGCCCCACGCTCGTCGTCTGCCCCACCTCTCTGCTCGGCAACTGGCAGCGCGAGGCCGCCAGGTTCGCGCCTTCCATCCCCGTGCGCCGCTACCACGGCGGCGACCGCCACCTGAAGGACCTCGCCGATGACGAGATCGTCCTGGTCACCTACGGCGTCCTGCGCCGCGACCGGGAGACCCTCACCGAGCACGCATGGTCGCTGATCGCCGCCGACGAGGCACAGCACGTCAAGAACCCCTACGCCGTCACCGCCCGTGAGCTGCGCGCCCTGCCCGCCCGCGCCCGCGTCGCCCTCACCGGCACCCCCGTGGAGAACAACCTCTCCGAACTGTGGGCGCTCCTCGACTGGACCACCCCCGGACTCCTCGGCCCGCTCACAGCCTTCCGCGACCGGCACGCCCGAGCGATCGAGTCGGGCGAGGACCCACAGGCTGCCGACCGACTGTCCCGTCTTGTCCGCCCGTTCCTGCTGCGCCGCAGGAAGTCCGACCCGGGCATCGCACCCGAACTGCCGGCCAAGACCGAAACCGACCGCGTCGTACCTCTGACCGCCGAGCAGGCCAGCCTGTACGAGGCAGTGGTCCGCGAATCCATGACGAAGATCGCCGAAGCCGAGGGCATCGCCCGCCGCGGTCTGGTTCTGAAGCTCCTCACCGCGCTGAAGCAGATCTGCAACCACCCCGCCCAGTACCTGCGCCAGTCGACCCCGCTGCGCGGCCGGTCCGGCAAGCTCGACCTGCTCGACGAACTGATCGACACCATCACCGCCGAGGGCGAGTCGGTGCTGGTCTTCACCCAGTACAAGCAGATGGCGACCCTGCTGGAGAAGCACCTCGCAGAGCGAGGAGTCCCCACCCTCTTCCTGCACGGCGGTACCCCCGTCACCGCGCGCGAGGAGATGGTGGACCGCTTCCAGCGCGGCGAGGTGCCGGTGTTCCTGCTCTCCCTCAAGGCCGCGGGCACCGGCCTCAACCTCACCCGCGCCACCCACGTCGTGCACTACGACCGCTGGTGGAACCCGGCCGTCGAGGACCAGGCCACCGACCGCGCCTACCGCATCGGGCAGGACAAGCCCGTACAGGTCCACAAACTCCTCGCGGAGGGCACCGTGGAGGACAAGGTGGCGAAGCTTCTCGAAGCCAAGCGCGCCCTCGCCGATGCCGTCGTCGGATCCGGCGAGGCAGCCCTGACCGAGCTGTCCGACGCCGACCTTGCCGAACTCGTCGCTCTGGGAAGGCAGTCATGA
- a CDS encoding SWIM zinc finger family protein, whose product MSPAVPGPRRAPARGKHAFAATWWGQAWVTALEDSTLDSGRLSRGRTYARQGMVGAVTIAPGQVKAAVQGSRPRPYRSAVHLPVLTDPQWDTLLDTIAARAGHLAALLDDEMPAGLVDDARHAGVPLLPLPTELDPECSCPDWGYPCKHAAALCYAIAATIDTDPFVLFTLRGRGREEVFAQLRARRTAAQETAARPAPAGTPAAAAYAHWAEEPPALPELPEPAAYTTALPVAPPPGTGLAAADLERLMADATARAARLLAGDTADLHLTQHQDAVRIAASNPGPEWFHHLIQNTGAKPTAFARLTRAWRHGGPAGITVAEQPYAPDPTVMKTARTAVDAALAEMTDSPTHLRTWRNRLTLTHHGIQLRLGPDARWYPYLRDDDGDWWPAAPADSDPVTALTAAWSQNGG is encoded by the coding sequence ATGAGCCCCGCTGTCCCCGGCCCGCGCCGTGCGCCCGCCCGCGGCAAGCACGCCTTCGCCGCGACCTGGTGGGGCCAGGCATGGGTGACGGCCCTGGAGGACTCCACCCTGGACTCGGGGCGCCTGTCCCGCGGACGCACCTACGCCCGCCAGGGCATGGTCGGCGCCGTCACCATCGCCCCCGGCCAGGTCAAAGCCGCCGTCCAGGGCAGCAGGCCCCGCCCCTACCGCTCCGCCGTCCACCTGCCCGTCCTCACCGACCCTCAGTGGGACACCCTGCTCGACACGATCGCGGCCCGCGCCGGACATCTCGCGGCACTTCTCGACGACGAGATGCCCGCCGGACTCGTAGACGACGCCCGGCACGCAGGCGTCCCACTGCTCCCACTGCCCACCGAGCTCGATCCGGAGTGCTCCTGCCCCGACTGGGGATACCCCTGCAAGCACGCCGCCGCGCTCTGCTACGCCATCGCCGCCACCATCGACACCGACCCATTCGTGCTCTTCACGCTGCGCGGCCGCGGTCGCGAGGAGGTCTTCGCCCAGCTACGCGCACGCCGTACGGCAGCACAGGAGACCGCTGCCCGACCGGCACCTGCCGGCACCCCGGCCGCCGCCGCGTACGCCCACTGGGCCGAAGAGCCCCCCGCACTGCCCGAACTCCCGGAACCCGCTGCCTACACCACAGCATTGCCCGTCGCCCCGCCACCCGGCACCGGCCTGGCCGCCGCGGACCTGGAACGCCTCATGGCCGATGCCACCGCGCGCGCCGCCCGGCTCCTCGCGGGCGACACCGCCGACCTGCACCTGACCCAGCACCAGGACGCCGTCCGCATCGCCGCAAGCAACCCCGGACCTGAGTGGTTCCACCACCTGATCCAGAACACCGGCGCCAAACCCACTGCCTTCGCACGTCTCACCCGCGCCTGGCGCCACGGCGGTCCCGCGGGCATCACCGTCGCCGAACAGCCCTACGCCCCCGATCCGACGGTGATGAAGACCGCCCGCACCGCCGTGGACGCGGCCCTCGCCGAGATGACCGACTCCCCCACACACCTCAGAACCTGGCGCAACCGCCTCACCCTCACCCACCACGGCATCCAGCTGCGTCTGGGTCCTGACGCCCGCTGGTACCCCTATCTCCGGGACGACGACGGCGACTGGTGGCCCGCGGCACCAGCCGACAGTGACCCGGTCACCGCGCTCACCGCGGCCTGGTCGCAGAACGGGGGGTAA
- a CDS encoding LCP family protein, with product MAQPPSGSRRRTNGRTRSDEADPAEPEGGRAAARKARKKPAKRRGLKIVGLSLGFALVLGVGSAAYAYWKLNANIKSDDLSANGKDGAGHEKVDAFGRSPINILVIGSDDRDKAANCKLGGHCGKGGGVRADVEMVVHISADRSNATVMSIPRDLRTSWTGCHDSGHPSIPAQTRTQINSALNGGPGCSVVAVHQLTKIPIDHFMVIDFVGVVAMSNAVGGTPVCVTKDIYDPYSHLKLKQGNHTLQGDAALEFVRTRHGFGDASDSRGRTGAQHDFLNALLNQMKSKGTLSSPKKMWGIANAATKALTVDNSLDSADKLIGLARDLNKVPASRITWATMQTQDVELPGQDQTVIGPGAKEMFKAIADDQSLTKTAAKPGSSSPAAAPVPAASVAVHVENGTGVGHRAEAIAQVLTGQGFSERTDSGNGTPATATSLTYPAGQQAQARTVAKALGLPSRAVRQGDGSQIVLLIGADWKTGDTFPGGKSTSAPVDTQTALQGSNQQTGTSKECTQVSTYDNVIGLDANGKPTSADNPPSSTSPTKAYALAGKVKDSAP from the coding sequence ATGGCACAGCCCCCCAGCGGATCGCGGAGGCGTACCAACGGCCGGACCAGGTCCGACGAGGCGGACCCGGCGGAGCCGGAGGGCGGCAGGGCTGCCGCGCGCAAAGCCAGGAAGAAGCCCGCGAAAAGACGCGGGTTGAAGATCGTTGGCCTGTCGCTGGGGTTCGCGCTGGTGCTCGGCGTCGGCAGCGCCGCGTACGCGTACTGGAAGCTGAACGCCAACATCAAGTCCGACGACCTGTCCGCCAACGGCAAGGACGGGGCCGGGCACGAGAAGGTCGACGCGTTCGGACGCAGCCCGATCAACATCCTGGTCATCGGATCCGACGACCGCGACAAGGCGGCGAACTGCAAGCTCGGCGGCCACTGCGGGAAGGGCGGCGGCGTCCGGGCCGACGTGGAGATGGTCGTCCACATATCCGCGGACCGGTCCAACGCCACGGTGATGAGCATCCCCCGCGACCTGCGGACCAGCTGGACCGGCTGCCACGACTCGGGTCACCCGAGCATCCCGGCGCAGACCCGGACGCAGATCAACTCGGCGCTGAACGGCGGCCCCGGCTGCAGCGTCGTCGCGGTGCACCAGCTCACCAAGATCCCGATCGACCACTTCATGGTGATCGACTTCGTCGGCGTGGTGGCGATGTCCAACGCGGTCGGCGGGACGCCCGTCTGCGTCACCAAGGACATCTACGACCCCTACAGCCACCTGAAGCTGAAGCAGGGCAACCACACGCTGCAGGGCGATGCCGCGCTGGAGTTCGTGCGGACCCGGCACGGCTTCGGTGACGCCAGCGACAGCCGCGGCCGGACCGGCGCCCAGCACGACTTCCTCAACGCCCTCCTCAACCAGATGAAGAGCAAGGGCACGCTGAGCAGCCCGAAGAAGATGTGGGGCATCGCCAACGCCGCGACCAAGGCGCTGACCGTCGACAACAGCCTCGACTCCGCCGACAAGCTCATCGGCCTGGCCCGCGACCTCAACAAGGTGCCCGCCAGCCGGATCACCTGGGCCACCATGCAGACCCAGGACGTCGAGCTGCCGGGCCAGGACCAGACGGTGATCGGCCCGGGCGCCAAGGAGATGTTCAAGGCCATCGCGGACGACCAGTCGCTCACCAAGACCGCCGCCAAGCCGGGCTCCTCCTCGCCGGCCGCCGCCCCGGTCCCCGCCGCCTCGGTCGCCGTTCACGTCGAGAACGGCACCGGGGTGGGCCACCGGGCGGAGGCGATCGCCCAGGTACTGACCGGCCAGGGATTCAGCGAGCGGACCGACTCCGGGAACGGGACCCCCGCCACGGCCACCTCACTGACCTACCCGGCAGGGCAGCAGGCGCAGGCCCGGACGGTCGCCAAGGCGCTCGGGCTGCCGTCCAGGGCGGTCAGGCAGGGCGACGGCTCCCAGATCGTGCTGCTCATCGGCGCCGACTGGAAGACCGGCGACACCTTCCCCGGCGGCAAGTCGACCTCGGCGCCCGTCGACACGCAGACGGCCCTGCAGGGCTCCAACCAGCAGACCGGCACCTCCAAGGAGTGCACGCAGGTCAGCACCTACGACAACGTCATAGGGCTGGACGCCAACGGCAAGCCCACCAGCGCGGACAACCCGCCGTCCAGCACCTCCCCGACCAAGGCGTACGCCCTCGCCGGCAAGGTGAAGGACTCGGCGCCGTAA
- a CDS encoding PT domain-containing protein, with protein sequence MRSISTATSLAVLFSSAALCAASAGSASAASASVATPGGIVADGALHRVFVGDRTAGKIVAADYTGALVDSVTGIRGVSGLAVSDDGSTLYAAAEGTHEIVALDAATLDVKARYAIATTEGPRYVAFAGGKVWFTYGDQWDGNLGSVDPTPPAEPTDPTPPADPTPPAEPTADPTTAPTADPTADPTVDPTTEPTADPTSEPTADPTADPTSEPTADPTADPTSDPTADAAHLAGATAAKGITGTTGTTAAGVVTLGQFPGPWPGIWDPGILDTDPSQPGALAIGETGISTDSMAVVDVSGAEPALTAWYFGDYSLNDGIGDIDLVPGGSQVLVNGAQRDAYAGGKFTAAGTYPAGQRADVSATGLVAQVNGAKVAVYRPNAGQPVRTYTVGAAGTTTAALTWAPDSSRIFALAQTGSGYTLKVLTDPTMNVPTLTVNAPSTAARAKALTVTGKLSATVSLPSGVSLRVTRTDLDSPAGKQLASVTPKADGTFSFKDTPPAGGSVKYTVSYAGDATHAPVSASDTVAVSRTTPSLTLNNNGKLYDYGKAVTFTAHLGATYKNRTVEIWADPFGGDKPNKLLKSGKVNSSGNLSVSVSMTRDTAVSAVFKGDARSAPKTVKSTGYARVKVSSALSKYYRTGKIGSTTYYYFHKNTDVIDTTTMTYYKGRSHRLDLQVYYDGQWYSSDSEYFSLGTNGKSIVNLGHAGESGIRARVRSVYVNGSSGDSVNSTTYGAWKYILFTS encoded by the coding sequence ATGCGCAGCATCTCGACCGCGACGTCGCTCGCGGTCCTCTTCAGCTCCGCGGCGCTGTGCGCCGCCTCGGCCGGGTCCGCCTCGGCCGCCTCGGCGTCGGTCGCCACACCCGGCGGCATCGTCGCGGACGGTGCCCTGCACCGGGTCTTCGTCGGCGACCGCACGGCGGGGAAGATCGTGGCCGCCGACTACACCGGCGCCCTCGTCGACTCGGTGACCGGCATCAGGGGCGTCTCGGGTCTCGCGGTGTCCGACGACGGCTCCACCCTGTACGCGGCGGCGGAGGGGACCCACGAGATCGTGGCCCTCGACGCGGCCACGCTCGACGTCAAGGCCCGCTACGCCATCGCCACCACGGAGGGCCCGCGCTACGTGGCCTTCGCCGGCGGCAAGGTCTGGTTCACCTACGGCGACCAGTGGGACGGCAACCTGGGCTCGGTCGACCCGACGCCCCCGGCCGAGCCGACGGACCCGACGCCCCCGGCCGACCCGACGCCCCCGGCCGAGCCGACGGCGGACCCGACGACTGCTCCGACGGCGGATCCCACGGCGGATCCCACGGTGGACCCGACGACCGAGCCGACCGCCGACCCGACGTCTGAGCCGACCGCCGACCCGACGGCGGACCCGACGTCTGAGCCGACCGCCGACCCGACGGCGGACCCGACGTCCGACCCGACGGCCGATGCGGCCCACCTGGCCGGCGCGACGGCTGCGAAGGGCATCACGGGTACGACGGGTACGACGGCCGCGGGCGTGGTGACGCTCGGCCAGTTCCCGGGACCGTGGCCCGGTATCTGGGACCCGGGGATCCTCGACACGGACCCGTCCCAGCCCGGCGCGCTGGCCATCGGTGAGACCGGCATCTCGACGGACTCGATGGCGGTAGTCGACGTGTCCGGTGCCGAACCGGCCCTGACCGCCTGGTACTTCGGTGACTACTCGCTGAACGACGGCATCGGCGACATCGACCTCGTGCCCGGTGGCTCCCAGGTGCTCGTCAACGGCGCGCAGCGGGACGCCTACGCGGGCGGGAAGTTCACCGCCGCCGGCACCTACCCCGCCGGACAGCGGGCCGACGTCTCCGCGACCGGACTGGTCGCCCAGGTCAACGGCGCCAAGGTGGCCGTCTACCGGCCCAACGCCGGTCAGCCGGTCCGTACCTACACCGTCGGAGCGGCCGGTACGACCACGGCCGCCCTGACGTGGGCCCCGGACTCCTCGCGGATCTTCGCGCTCGCGCAGACGGGCAGCGGTTACACCCTCAAGGTGCTGACCGACCCGACGATGAACGTCCCGACCCTGACGGTGAACGCCCCGTCGACGGCCGCGCGCGCCAAGGCGCTCACCGTGACGGGCAAGCTGTCGGCGACGGTGTCGCTGCCGAGCGGTGTCTCCCTGCGCGTCACGCGGACCGACCTGGACAGCCCCGCCGGCAAGCAGCTGGCGTCCGTCACGCCGAAGGCCGACGGCACCTTCTCCTTCAAGGACACGCCTCCGGCCGGCGGCAGCGTCAAGTACACGGTGTCCTACGCCGGTGACGCCACGCACGCCCCGGTCTCGGCCTCGGACACGGTCGCGGTCTCCCGGACCACGCCGTCGCTCACGCTGAACAACAACGGCAAGCTGTACGACTACGGCAAGGCGGTGACCTTCACGGCCCACCTCGGGGCGACGTACAAGAACCGCACGGTCGAGATCTGGGCCGACCCCTTCGGCGGCGACAAGCCGAACAAGCTGCTGAAGTCCGGCAAGGTCAACTCCAGCGGCAACCTGTCGGTGTCCGTGAGCATGACCCGGGACACCGCGGTCTCCGCCGTGTTCAAGGGCGACGCCCGCAGCGCGCCGAAGACGGTGAAGTCCACCGGGTACGCGCGGGTGAAGGTGTCGTCGGCGCTGTCGAAGTACTACCGGACCGGCAAGATCGGTTCCACGACGTACTACTACTTCCACAAGAACACCGACGTCATCGACACGACGACGATGACGTACTACAAGGGCCGCAGCCACCGCCTGGACCTCCAGGTGTACTACGACGGCCAGTGGTACTCGTCGGACTCCGAGTACTTCTCGCTCGGCACCAACGGCAAGTCGATCGTCAACCTGGGCCACGCCGGTGAGTCCGGTATCCGCGCCCGGGTGCGTTCCGTGTACGTCAACGGAAGTTCCGGGGACAGCGTGAACTCGACGACGTACGGCGCCTGGAAGTACATCCTCTTCACCAGCTAG